The following proteins are encoded in a genomic region of Triticum dicoccoides isolate Atlit2015 ecotype Zavitan chromosome 1B, WEW_v2.0, whole genome shotgun sequence:
- the LOC119349661 gene encoding malate dehydrogenase, mitochondrial-like: MRMSLLRSASQHLRRRRGYSSTPAQPERKVAILGAAGGIGQPLALLMKLNPLVSSLSLYDIAATPGVAADVSHINTRALVKGFVGDDQLGEALEGADLVIIPAGVPRKPGMTRDDLFKINAGIVKGLCTAIATHCPNALVNMISNPVNSTVPIAAEVFKKAGTYDEKKLFGVTTLDVVRAKTFYAGKANVPVTGVNVPVVGGHAGITILPLFSQATPASNALSHEDLVALTKRTQDGGTEVVEAKAGKGSATLSMAYAGAVFGDACLKGLNGVPDIVECSFVQSTVTELPFFASKVRLGKSGVEEVMGLGELSALEKEGLESLKGELLSSIEKGVKFAQES, translated from the exons atgaggaTGTCGCTGCTGAGATCCGCGTCCCagcacctgcgccgccgccgcggctACTCGTCGACGCCCGCGCAGCCGGAGCGGAAGGTGGCCATCCTCGGCGCGGCGGGCGGCATCGGCCAGCCGCTGGCGCTGCTCATGAAGCTCAACCCGCtcgtctcctccctctccctctacgACATCGCCGCCACGCCCGGCGTCGCCGCCGACGTATCCCACATCAACACCCGCGCCCTG GTGAAGGGGTTCGTCGGGGACGACCAGCTCGGGGAGGCGCTGGAGGGCGCCGACCTCGTCATCATCCCCGCCGGGGTGCCCCGCAAGCCCGGCATGACCAGGGACGACCTCTTCAAGATCAACGCAGGGATCGTCAAGGGCCTCTGCACCGCCATCGCCACGCACTGCCCCAAC GCTCTCGTCAATATGATCAGCAACCCTGTCAACTCGACTGTCCCAATTGCAGCTGAGGTGTTCAAGAAGGCTGGTACCTATGATGAGAAGAAGCTGTTTGGTGTGACCACTCTTGATGTTGTTCGTGCTAAAACATTCTATGCTGGAAAGGCGAACGTGCCAGTTACTG GGGTGAATGTTCCTGTTGTTGGTGGCCATGCTGGAATCACTATCCTGCCACTGTTCTCACAG GCTACTCCTGCAAGTAATGCATTGTCCCATGAGGACCTTGTCGCCCTCACGAAGAGGACACAAGATGGTGGCACGGAAGTTGTTGAAGCGAAGGCTGGAAAGGGCTCAGCAACATTGTCGATGGC ATATGCTGGTGCAGTTTTTGGAGATGCATGCTTGAAGGGGCTCAACGGTGTTCCTGACATCGTAGAGTGCTCTTTTGTCCAATCAACTGTAACAGAGCTGCCATTCTTTGCCTCCAAG GTGAGGCTGGGCAAGAGCGGCGTGGAGGAAGTGATGGGGCTGGGCGAGCTGTCGGCGTTGGAGAAGGAGGGGCTGGAGAGCCTCAAGGGCGAGCTGCTGTCTTCCATCGAGAAGGGCGTCAAGTTCGCGCAGGAAAGCTAG